A genome region from Proteus vulgaris includes the following:
- the rcsD gene encoding phosphotransferase RcsD — translation MRTLNQLKPNTLTRLYALFLLFMVISLFLYAYSYFDVWLDSKKNAINNTTHKFARQVEDYRYHSNQLFQLSNKITDTSAFPILKLNPIKLRSDVFWLEGRDQTVDSIVFGKPNEQTFQLAQRFANSLEILWGVRNDYSSLYYLNGKGNDLILITTHSVLKPEIRYKESYLTLTAENKRSELLMQSTALDEKESLSPIRKMSTENIYYYTYRIMFNVPGQLTSVVAFDLPINNFLPSELSPHYLRLLPTGQQSVYDKNNIEISTDGSSLIFSQPIIGIPYSLSYEYPIKSMVKEIAYKNIWLLISLLAFISISVFGHIYIRNKYVFPYISMTRNLRIKEEMTNDIISNLPIGLLVYNFSSNHKIISNSHAEKLLPHIDLSKIRQMAVEHNGLIQTAINNEIYEIRTSNNNNIDNTSLFIFLNKDNEALINKKLQLAQQEYEKNTIARRKILSNMSLELMRPIKDINEMVYQFKELLPEDTHQQLLSLLLEKTNYISEWIENITLINKLENQEWKIHQDEFELSTLVESILITASPFMIRKGLTLYFHNNISPGLLLINDGPALSKIILSLINYAISTTNYGKITVNLNLVKNKDKEEILIDIIDSGSGLTPQDIANIKYPFLGEAMGDKYYSNSGIIFYLCHLLCNKIQGELTIKSQESIGSHFRIALPYQHIDTEERTFNVLLEGINAKLAIKNPEIEKIICQQLDKYGATYFDKNRENLYPEYDIILRDTPNDNPESPTILLMSSIVGFEKISKDLIKCNYNFGDPLIEAITYLIEENESFLLDTCQESILNENNNLDKYEVILNNYRKKLNGSDYKELFISTVPIDVEKLHLEATNKDFHSLAQTAHRLKGVFAMLDLEYLRESCEYLEHDIKNHNELEIKERITQLDKWIQQLLQQGNN, via the coding sequence ATGCGTACATTGAACCAACTCAAGCCAAATACACTAACTCGCTTATATGCCCTGTTTCTTCTTTTTATGGTCATATCACTTTTTCTATACGCTTACAGTTATTTTGATGTTTGGCTAGATAGCAAAAAGAACGCTATCAATAATACAACTCACAAATTCGCTCGACAGGTTGAAGATTACCGTTATCACTCTAACCAACTTTTTCAGTTATCAAATAAAATAACCGATACCTCGGCATTCCCTATATTGAAACTTAATCCAATAAAGTTACGTTCTGATGTATTTTGGCTAGAGGGGCGAGACCAAACCGTAGATTCCATTGTATTTGGTAAACCCAATGAGCAAACCTTTCAGTTAGCGCAACGATTTGCAAATTCACTCGAAATTCTTTGGGGTGTACGTAATGATTACAGTTCACTTTATTATCTAAATGGCAAAGGGAATGATCTTATCTTAATTACGACCCATTCGGTGCTTAAGCCAGAGATCCGTTACAAAGAAAGCTATTTAACATTAACCGCGGAAAATAAGCGTTCTGAGTTATTAATGCAATCAACGGCATTAGATGAAAAAGAAAGTCTTTCTCCCATTAGGAAGATGTCTACGGAAAACATCTATTACTACACTTATCGTATTATGTTTAATGTGCCGGGTCAGTTAACCAGCGTAGTGGCGTTTGATTTACCAATCAATAATTTCTTGCCTTCAGAGCTCTCTCCGCACTACTTAAGATTACTTCCAACAGGTCAGCAATCTGTTTATGACAAGAATAACATTGAAATATCAACTGATGGCTCTTCACTGATTTTCTCTCAACCGATTATCGGGATCCCATATTCACTCTCTTATGAATATCCGATAAAATCGATGGTAAAAGAAATTGCCTACAAAAATATTTGGTTATTAATCAGCCTATTGGCATTTATTTCTATCTCCGTCTTTGGTCATATCTATATCCGTAATAAATACGTTTTCCCTTATATCTCTATGACCCGTAATCTACGGATCAAAGAAGAAATGACAAATGACATCATTTCAAATCTCCCGATAGGATTATTAGTCTATAATTTTTCCTCTAACCATAAGATTATTAGTAATAGTCATGCAGAAAAATTACTGCCTCATATCGATTTATCTAAGATCCGTCAGATGGCGGTTGAGCACAATGGTTTAATCCAAACGGCCATCAACAACGAAATTTATGAAATAAGAACAAGTAATAACAACAATATTGACAATACATCATTATTCATATTTCTGAATAAAGATAACGAAGCACTTATCAATAAAAAATTACAACTTGCACAGCAAGAATATGAGAAAAACACCATCGCACGACGCAAGATCTTATCTAATATGTCATTAGAATTAATGCGTCCCATCAAAGATATAAATGAGATGGTTTATCAGTTCAAGGAATTATTGCCCGAAGACACTCACCAGCAATTGCTTAGCTTATTATTAGAAAAAACAAATTACATTTCTGAATGGATAGAAAACATTACATTAATTAATAAGTTAGAAAATCAAGAATGGAAAATTCATCAGGATGAATTTGAACTATCAACATTAGTTGAATCTATTCTAATAACAGCCTCACCTTTTATGATAAGAAAAGGCCTAACACTTTATTTCCACAATAATATAAGTCCTGGTTTACTTTTAATTAATGATGGCCCTGCTTTAAGTAAGATTATTTTATCATTGATTAATTATGCCATTAGTACGACTAATTATGGAAAGATAACCGTTAATCTGAATTTAGTTAAAAATAAAGATAAAGAAGAAATACTTATTGATATTATTGATAGTGGAAGCGGCCTTACACCTCAAGATATTGCTAATATAAAATACCCATTCTTAGGTGAAGCAATGGGAGACAAATATTATTCTAATTCAGGTATCATTTTTTATTTATGCCATTTGCTATGTAATAAAATACAAGGAGAATTAACGATTAAGAGCCAAGAAAGTATTGGTTCTCATTTCCGAATTGCACTCCCATACCAGCATATAGATACGGAAGAACGGACGTTTAACGTATTATTAGAAGGAATAAATGCAAAACTCGCCATAAAAAACCCTGAAATAGAAAAAATCATCTGCCAACAGCTTGATAAATATGGCGCTACATACTTTGATAAAAATAGAGAGAATCTTTATCCTGAATACGATATCATACTTAGGGATACGCCGAATGATAACCCTGAATCACCAACAATATTATTAATGAGCTCTATTGTTGGATTTGAAAAAATATCAAAAGATTTAATAAAGTGTAACTATAACTTCGGTGATCCTTTAATAGAGGCTATTACTTATTTAATTGAAGAAAATGAGTCATTTCTTCTAGATACATGCCAAGAGAGTATTTTGAATGAAAATAATAACCTTGATAAATACGAAGTAATTCTTAATAATTATAGGAAGAAGTTGAATGGTAGTGATTATAAGGAACTATTTATCAGTACTGTTCCTATTGATGTTGAAAAACTACACTTAGAAGCAACAAATAAAGACTTTCATTCTCTAGCCCAAACAGCTCATCGTCTAAAAGGGGTTTTTGCCATGTTAGATTTAGAATATCTCAGAGAAAGCTGTGAATATTTAGAGCATGACATAAAAAATCATAATGAATTAGAGATCAAAGAACGTATCACTCAACTGGATAAATGGATTCAACAGTTGCTGCAGCAAGGTAACAATTAA
- the gyrA gene encoding DNA topoisomerase (ATP-hydrolyzing) subunit A translates to MSDIAREITPVNIEEELKSSYLDYAMSVIVGRALPDVRDGLKPVHRRVLFAMNVLGNDWNKPYKKSARVVGDVIGKYHPHGDSAVYETIVRLAQPFSMRYMLVDGQGNFGSVDGDSAAAMRYTEVRMAKIAHELLADLEKETVDFVPNYDGTEHIPAVMPTRIPNLLVNGSSGIAVGMATNIPPHNLGEVIDGCLAYVDNEDITIEELMEHITGPDFPTAAIINGRRGILDAYRTGRGKIYIRAQADIETDEKTGRETIIVTEIPYQVNKARLIEKIAELVKDKRIEGISGLRDESDKDGMRIVVEIKRDAVGEVVLNHLFSQTQMQVSFGINMVALHQGQPKLLNLKEIISAFIRHRREVVTRRTIYELRKARDRAHILEALAVALANIDPVIEMIRQAPNPAEAKAALIAQPWDLGSVSTMLERAGDSNVARPEWLEQQYGVHDGKYYLTEQQAQAILDLRLQKLTGLEHEKLLDEYRELLLQIAELLHILRSPERLMEVIREELNAIKDQYNDPRRTEITENTADINIEDLINEENVVVTLSHQGYVKYQPLTDYEAQRRGGKGKSAARIKEEDFIDRLLVANTHDTILCFSSRGRLYWMKVYQLPEASRGARGRPIINLLPLEQNERITAILPVREYEEDKFVFMATASGTVKKTPLQDFSRPRSAGIIAVNLNEGDELIGVDLTDSTNEVMLFSAEGKVVRFAEDCVRPMGRTATGVRGMKLSDDDKVVSLIIPRGEGDILTVTENGYGKRTAQSEYPTKNRATQGVISIKVSERNGKVVGAIQVEETDQIMMITNAGTLVRTRVSEVSIVGRNTQGVTLIRTAEGELVVGLQRVEDEDDALDDDEVNEVINDESSEAPDSDSVDDADEE, encoded by the coding sequence ATGAGCGACATTGCCAGAGAAATCACACCAGTTAATATCGAAGAAGAGCTGAAAAGCTCATATTTGGATTATGCGATGTCTGTTATTGTAGGACGCGCATTACCCGATGTTCGAGACGGACTGAAGCCAGTACACCGCCGAGTGCTTTTCGCGATGAATGTACTAGGAAACGATTGGAATAAACCTTATAAAAAATCAGCCCGTGTTGTTGGGGATGTTATCGGTAAATATCACCCGCACGGTGACAGTGCTGTTTATGAAACGATTGTTCGTTTAGCACAGCCTTTTTCTATGCGTTACATGTTGGTTGACGGGCAGGGTAACTTCGGGTCAGTTGATGGTGACTCGGCGGCTGCGATGCGTTATACCGAAGTTCGTATGGCGAAAATCGCCCATGAACTGCTGGCGGATTTGGAAAAAGAAACGGTTGATTTTGTTCCTAACTATGATGGAACAGAACATATTCCGGCAGTAATGCCAACCCGTATTCCAAACTTGTTAGTCAATGGTTCTTCAGGGATTGCGGTAGGGATGGCAACAAATATTCCTCCACATAACCTAGGCGAAGTTATCGACGGTTGTCTTGCTTACGTTGATAATGAAGACATCACGATTGAAGAGTTGATGGAACATATTACGGGGCCTGATTTCCCGACGGCGGCTATTATTAATGGCCGCAGAGGAATTTTAGATGCTTACCGTACTGGTCGCGGAAAAATTTATATCCGTGCTCAGGCTGATATCGAAACTGATGAGAAAACAGGTCGCGAAACGATTATCGTGACAGAAATTCCTTATCAAGTGAATAAAGCTCGCTTAATTGAAAAAATTGCAGAGCTTGTTAAAGATAAGCGTATTGAAGGCATTAGCGGACTACGTGACGAATCTGATAAAGACGGCATGCGTATTGTCGTTGAAATCAAACGTGATGCTGTGGGTGAAGTGGTATTAAATCACTTATTCTCACAAACACAAATGCAGGTTTCTTTCGGTATTAATATGGTTGCTCTTCACCAAGGTCAGCCAAAACTATTAAATTTAAAAGAAATTATCTCTGCCTTTATTCGTCACCGTCGTGAAGTTGTTACTCGTCGTACGATTTATGAATTACGTAAAGCGCGTGACCGTGCCCATATCTTAGAAGCATTAGCTGTTGCCTTGGCGAACATTGACCCTGTTATTGAAATGATCCGTCAAGCACCAAATCCAGCAGAAGCAAAAGCGGCATTAATTGCACAACCTTGGGATTTAGGTAGTGTTTCTACCATGTTAGAGCGTGCTGGCGACAGCAATGTTGCTCGTCCTGAATGGTTAGAGCAACAATATGGCGTGCATGACGGTAAGTACTATCTGACAGAGCAACAAGCTCAAGCTATTTTGGATCTGCGTTTGCAGAAACTGACAGGCCTTGAACATGAAAAACTGTTAGATGAATATCGTGAGCTATTACTCCAAATTGCTGAGTTATTACATATCCTAAGAAGCCCAGAGCGTCTGATGGAAGTCATTCGTGAAGAGCTAAATGCGATTAAAGATCAATATAACGATCCTCGTCGTACTGAGATCACTGAAAATACAGCGGATATTAATATCGAAGACTTGATCAATGAAGAAAATGTTGTAGTGACACTTTCTCATCAAGGTTACGTAAAATATCAACCACTTACTGATTACGAAGCACAGCGACGTGGCGGTAAAGGTAAATCAGCAGCGAGAATTAAAGAAGAAGACTTTATCGATCGTCTATTGGTGGCAAACACCCATGATACGATTTTATGCTTCTCAAGCCGTGGTCGTCTCTATTGGATGAAAGTTTACCAGCTACCAGAGGCAAGTCGTGGTGCGCGTGGTCGTCCAATTATCAACTTATTACCTCTTGAACAAAATGAACGTATTACCGCTATTTTGCCAGTAAGAGAGTATGAAGAAGATAAGTTTGTCTTTATGGCAACGGCAAGCGGAACCGTGAAGAAAACACCTCTGCAAGATTTCAGTCGTCCTCGTAGTGCAGGTATCATTGCCGTTAATTTAAATGAAGGCGATGAGTTAATTGGTGTTGATTTAACCGATAGCACTAACGAAGTGATGTTGTTCTCTGCCGAAGGTAAAGTGGTTCGCTTTGCAGAAGATTGTGTTCGCCCAATGGGGCGTACTGCGACCGGTGTTCGTGGTATGAAATTGAGTGATGACGATAAAGTGGTTTCACTCATCATTCCTCGTGGTGAAGGTGATATCTTAACCGTAACTGAAAATGGTTATGGTAAACGTACAGCTCAAAGCGAATACCCAACGAAAAATCGTGCAACACAAGGCGTTATCTCTATTAAAGTGAGTGAGCGTAACGGTAAAGTTGTTGGTGCAATTCAAGTTGAAGAAACTGACCAAATTATGATGATCACCAATGCAGGTACATTAGTTCGTACTCGTGTTTCTGAAGTCAGCATTGTTGGACGTAATACACAAGGTGTTACTTTAATTCGTACAGCGGAAGGTGAGTTGGTTGTTGGCTTGCAGCGTGTTGAAGATGAAGATGATGCATTAGACGACGATGAAGTTAATGAAGTGATTAACGATGAATCATCCGAAGCACCTGATTCAGATTCAGTAGATGATGCGGACGAAGAATAA
- the rcsC gene encoding two-component system sensor histidine kinase RcsC, with translation MRYLSSFKTSLKISRYLFRILGIMLWAMGALLTMFYLINIFNDTKSDIRQEYSNNYTNLLGFFRQTSGTIRDLQYLAERHQEQINLNPSMKNSLFYEGPFSLHKLNETADCELFKGQTNNYFRSFNSILYYWKDNTPALQGINQVFMVGSHSMCMINFPLRASPVDTEMLKKMVYENTRNYVNQRAQGKEVNQYWIVPDAKGDSGILYVMSPVYASGKFIGLIGIERAIRLEYFSPAKDRVISIHLLNSRNTTILSYPAENNYHTVKDVPDVSAPYFGFDEDFSDLVAKRKLLPSSFSVVYSLPLKQILNEFKFTIFNALILNIISAIVIFIFVWIFERKIFSPAENNASRLEEHEQFNHKIVASAPVGISILRIRDGMIILSNELAHNYFRLLSHSDKQNILSIIAEKSSNMVDVVTNNRNHLQISFVNSRYQNEDVAICVLVDISARVKMERSLQNMATAAEQANQAKSMFLATVSHELRTPLYGIIGNLELLQSLTQSDDTARLLKTMDNSSSLLLKIISDILDFSKIESKQLKIDIQPFNCRQVLSFVISNYLPLIAKKGLAIYCFIEPDVPKIVNSDPVRVQQVISNLLNNSIKFTTTGCITLHLYKDDYYLYFDIHDTGRGISDKALHELFEPFFQVSQNTESASEGTGLGLAICEKLIHLMDGDISVVSQENIGSRFTVRIPLYGALKEIEPFSKQNIYKESNIRCFIDIKNLYLEGFINRYLRYFGLSCELLTEEVVISSTDFIITDYDTPRKDNCQFIRINEHYFEPSKKTAENVWVCSTYKLNELTKIILQLPQNKVEANCVEIVKQDTDCGLQTLTVLIVDDHPINRLLLTDQLKKIGFNTATAEDGCDALTYLTKNHVDIILTDVNMPNMNGYQLATHIREIGSNMPVIGVTANAIAEEKQRCIDAGMNDCVSKPVSLSILREVLVKYIPKDHSRA, from the coding sequence TTGAGATATCTCTCGTCCTTTAAAACATCGTTAAAAATTTCCCGCTACCTTTTTCGCATATTAGGTATTATGTTGTGGGCAATGGGCGCATTGTTAACCATGTTTTACCTTATCAATATCTTCAATGATACTAAATCCGATATTCGACAAGAGTATAGTAATAACTATACTAATCTCCTTGGTTTCTTTAGACAAACCTCTGGCACTATCCGTGATTTACAATACCTTGCAGAACGTCACCAAGAACAAATTAACTTAAACCCAAGTATGAAAAATTCATTATTTTATGAAGGGCCATTTTCACTTCATAAGCTTAATGAAACTGCTGATTGTGAACTATTTAAAGGGCAAACAAACAACTATTTCCGCTCATTTAACAGTATCTTATATTATTGGAAAGATAATACCCCTGCCTTACAAGGGATAAACCAAGTCTTTATGGTTGGCTCCCATAGCATGTGTATGATTAACTTCCCTTTGCGTGCATCTCCTGTTGATACTGAAATGTTGAAAAAGATGGTTTATGAAAATACACGTAACTATGTCAATCAACGCGCACAAGGTAAAGAAGTTAACCAATATTGGATAGTACCAGATGCAAAAGGGGATAGTGGCATTTTATATGTTATGTCACCAGTTTATGCCTCAGGTAAATTTATTGGTTTGATTGGTATTGAGAGGGCTATTCGTCTTGAATATTTTTCTCCTGCCAAAGATAGAGTGATTTCAATTCATCTTCTTAATAGCAGAAATACCACGATTTTAAGCTACCCTGCAGAAAATAATTATCATACGGTTAAAGACGTTCCTGATGTCAGTGCGCCTTATTTTGGATTTGATGAAGACTTTAGTGACTTAGTTGCTAAGCGTAAATTATTGCCTTCGTCTTTTAGTGTGGTGTATTCATTACCCCTTAAGCAAATTTTAAATGAATTCAAATTCACAATTTTTAATGCGCTAATCTTAAATATTATTTCAGCCATTGTGATTTTCATCTTCGTATGGATTTTTGAGAGAAAAATATTCTCTCCAGCCGAAAATAATGCCTCTCGCCTAGAAGAACACGAACAATTTAATCACAAGATTGTGGCATCGGCGCCAGTTGGGATCAGTATTCTTAGAATACGTGATGGCATGATCATTTTAAGTAACGAGTTAGCACATAACTATTTTCGCTTACTTAGCCATAGCGATAAACAAAATATTCTTTCTATTATTGCTGAAAAAAGTAGCAATATGGTCGATGTTGTGACGAATAATCGTAACCATCTGCAAATAAGTTTTGTTAATTCACGTTATCAAAATGAAGATGTGGCTATTTGTGTTTTAGTGGATATTAGCGCACGGGTTAAAATGGAGCGCTCACTACAAAATATGGCAACAGCTGCGGAGCAAGCTAACCAAGCGAAATCGATGTTTTTGGCAACGGTTAGTCATGAATTACGAACGCCACTTTATGGAATTATTGGCAATTTAGAGTTATTGCAATCTTTGACACAAAGCGATGATACTGCTCGATTGTTAAAAACAATGGATAACTCCTCATCGTTATTACTAAAAATTATTAGTGATATTCTCGATTTCTCGAAAATTGAATCTAAACAGTTAAAAATCGATATTCAGCCTTTTAATTGTCGGCAAGTGCTCTCTTTTGTTATCTCTAACTATTTACCTTTGATTGCGAAAAAAGGCTTGGCTATTTACTGTTTTATCGAACCTGATGTACCTAAAATTGTCAATAGTGATCCTGTTCGTGTACAACAAGTTATCTCTAATCTATTGAATAACAGTATAAAATTTACCACGACGGGATGTATTACCTTACATCTTTATAAAGATGATTATTATCTCTATTTCGATATTCACGATACAGGACGGGGGATCAGTGACAAAGCATTACATGAGCTTTTTGAACCTTTCTTCCAAGTGTCTCAAAATACAGAAAGTGCCTCAGAAGGAACAGGATTAGGTTTAGCTATTTGTGAAAAGTTGATCCACTTAATGGATGGGGATATCAGCGTCGTTTCCCAAGAAAATATTGGGAGTCGTTTTACGGTTCGTATACCCCTTTATGGTGCTTTAAAAGAAATAGAGCCTTTCTCTAAACAGAATATTTATAAAGAAAGTAATATTCGTTGTTTTATTGATATTAAAAATCTTTATTTAGAAGGTTTTATTAATCGATATCTTCGTTATTTTGGCTTGAGTTGTGAATTGCTTACTGAAGAAGTGGTGATCTCTTCAACCGATTTTATTATCACCGATTACGATACACCAAGAAAAGATAACTGCCAATTTATTAGGATCAATGAGCATTACTTTGAGCCGTCGAAGAAAACAGCTGAAAATGTATGGGTTTGCAGTACTTATAAACTAAACGAGTTAACTAAAATAATACTCCAGCTGCCGCAAAACAAAGTTGAAGCAAATTGCGTGGAAATCGTGAAGCAAGATACGGATTGTGGCTTACAAACCTTAACGGTTCTTATTGTTGATGATCACCCAATAAATCGCTTATTGTTGACCGATCAACTGAAAAAAATCGGTTTTAATACAGCCACCGCAGAAGATGGCTGTGATGCATTAACGTATTTAACTAAAAATCATGTTGATATCATTCTGACGGATGTCAATATGCCAAATATGAATGGCTATCAGCTAGCAACACATATAAGAGAAATAGGCAGTAATATGCCAGTAATTGGTGTGACGGCGAATGCGATTGCAGAAGAGAAGCAACGCTGTATTGATGCAGGAATGAATGATTGTGTTTCTAAACCTGTTTCGCTCTCTATTTTAAGAGAAGTATTGGTAAAGTATATTCCAAAAGATCATTCTAGAGCGTGA
- a CDS encoding helix-turn-helix transcriptional regulator, protein MVNYDNKTEFTKRLQEACLDSGIAGRGVGKRIIDALAEQGIKVSAPAVWKWLNGESIPDPTNILALSQWLDVRAEWLEYGRGAKKNDGISVSEMTRVDEWDNNTPIERDEVEIPFYTTIELAAGFGSCTTDNQKVELLRFSRSTFNRYGVQPSDAVAFKVHGDSMSPVIPDGSIVTISTGHTKIVDGGIYAIQQGDLLRVKILHRLPNNTIIIRSYNTIDYPDERSTLEEVKILGRVFNWSVMGW, encoded by the coding sequence ATGGTTAATTATGATAATAAAACAGAGTTCACAAAAAGGCTTCAAGAAGCTTGCTTAGATTCAGGAATTGCAGGTCGCGGAGTCGGTAAAAGAATTATAGATGCACTTGCTGAACAAGGGATAAAAGTCAGTGCTCCCGCAGTGTGGAAATGGTTAAATGGTGAATCAATTCCTGACCCAACAAATATTTTAGCACTAAGCCAATGGTTAGATGTTCGAGCAGAATGGTTAGAATATGGGCGCGGAGCTAAAAAAAATGATGGTATCTCAGTCAGTGAAATGACAAGGGTTGACGAGTGGGATAATAATACGCCCATAGAACGCGATGAAGTCGAAATCCCCTTCTATACCACTATTGAATTAGCAGCAGGTTTCGGAAGTTGTACCACTGATAATCAGAAGGTGGAATTATTGAGATTTTCTCGTTCAACATTTAACCGTTATGGTGTGCAGCCGAGTGATGCGGTTGCCTTTAAAGTCCACGGAGACAGCATGTCTCCTGTTATTCCTGATGGTTCAATTGTCACTATCAGTACAGGACATACGAAAATTGTTGATGGCGGTATTTATGCTATTCAACAAGGTGACCTTTTGAGAGTCAAAATTTTACATCGACTCCCTAATAATACCATTATCATCCGTAGTTATAATACAATTGATTACCCAGATGAGCGTTCTACATTAGAAGAAGTGAAAATTTTAGGGCGAGTATTTAATTGGTCCGTGATGGGTTGGTGA
- a CDS encoding phage holin family protein produces the protein MCAMFAWFKDILILFNINHEFAYLASVFIGYVGVDPVSKLLKGRAGVTNG, from the coding sequence ATGTGTGCAATGTTTGCTTGGTTTAAAGATATTCTAATTTTATTTAATATTAATCATGAGTTTGCTTACTTAGCCAGTGTGTTTATTGGTTATGTCGGAGTAGATCCCGTGAGTAAACTCCTTAAAGGAAGAGCAGGAGTTACAAATGGCTAA
- the rcsB gene encoding response regulator transcription factor RcsB, translating into MNNLNIIIADDHPIVLFGIRKSLEQIEWVNVVGEFEDSTSLINNLPKLNVDALITDLSMPGDKYGDGITLIKYIKRHYPNLSIIVLTMNNNPAILSAVLDLEIEGIVLKQGAPTDLPKALAALQKGKKFMPESVAKLLEKVNANGYGDKRLSPKESEVLRLFAEGFLITEIAKKLNRSIKTISSQKKSAMMKLGVDNDIALLNYLSSVTIDKEINGPD; encoded by the coding sequence ATGAATAACCTTAATATTATTATTGCCGATGATCACCCAATTGTTTTATTCGGCATTCGTAAATCTTTAGAACAAATTGAATGGGTTAATGTTGTAGGTGAATTTGAAGATTCAACTTCACTTATCAATAACTTACCCAAGTTAAATGTAGATGCTTTAATTACAGACTTGTCTATGCCTGGCGATAAGTATGGTGATGGTATTACACTCATCAAGTACATCAAAAGACATTATCCTAATTTGTCGATTATTGTACTCACAATGAATAACAACCCTGCTATTTTAAGCGCAGTTCTTGATCTTGAAATTGAAGGTATTGTACTTAAACAAGGTGCTCCAACTGATCTACCGAAGGCCTTAGCTGCACTGCAAAAAGGCAAAAAATTTATGCCTGAAAGCGTAGCGAAGCTACTTGAAAAAGTAAATGCAAATGGTTATGGCGATAAGCGTTTATCACCAAAAGAAAGTGAAGTACTGAGATTATTTGCTGAAGGTTTTCTTATAACCGAAATTGCGAAAAAACTTAATCGTAGTATTAAAACGATTAGTAGTCAGAAAAAATCAGCCATGATGAAATTAGGTGTCGATAACGATATCGCATTACTTAATTATTTGTCATCAGTGACTATTGATAAGGAAATTAACGGCCCAGATTAA
- a CDS encoding structural protein — protein MAKKVRGVRNNNPGNIRHGSKWKGLSIEQTDNDFCQFISPEYGIRAIYKLLQTYQKKYGLNTIKTIINRYAPPNENNTAGYIRRASEEIGIEADNLIDTQLKNIAIPLAVAIVNIELGYQPYSEKVFEDAWLLL, from the coding sequence ATGGCTAAAAAAGTACGAGGTGTGCGTAATAATAACCCTGGTAATATTCGGCACGGCTCGAAATGGAAAGGATTATCCATAGAGCAAACAGATAACGATTTTTGCCAATTTATTTCACCTGAATATGGAATACGAGCTATCTACAAATTATTACAAACGTACCAAAAAAAATATGGTTTAAATACCATTAAAACCATTATTAATCGTTATGCTCCACCTAACGAAAATAATACAGCAGGCTATATTAGGCGAGCATCAGAAGAAATTGGTATCGAGGCCGATAATTTAATTGATACACAATTAAAAAATATCGCTATTCCTTTAGCTGTGGCGATTGTTAATATTGAACTAGGTTATCAACCTTATTCTGAAAAAGTTTTTGAAGATGCGTGGTTGTTATTATGA